The sequence GTACTCAATAGTGAACAAGCCAGTAAATGTGTACTCCAGAAACTTAAGCTCTTTAGACCATTGCGCACTGACAGAAGGGATGGAATCCAGTACCAAAACGAGGAGAGAGCAGATGATTGCAATGATAAGGGTGATATCAAAGGCTTTTCCCGCCCGGGTATGAGTACCGAAAATAGTGACGTAGAGAGTATTTTTAAGAGAGTTTTCAGACATAAAAAAGCGATCCATACTTGAATCGCTCCATCATACAACCTTAAATAAAATCAGGCTAATCCTGGAAAAAGATTCCGTACGCCATTGGCAATAAATTCAATGCCAAGTGCGCCAAGAATGAGTCCCATAATACGTGTGATTACGTTGATTCCAGTTTGCCCTAAAAAGCGGACAATCAGCGGGGCTGAACGAAACAGTAGCCAGGAACAAAGACAAAATAACCCGACAGTTATTGCGATGCCCACGGTTTCGAGAACACTTGGGTAGCGCGCACCGTAAACGATAGTCGAGCTAATGGCACCAGGGCCCGCCATCAAGGGCATAGCAAGTGGCACAACACCTATCTGCTCTCGGCTGACGTATTCAGACTTTTCTTGTTTGTTCTGCTTATCCTCACCTAATTTACCACTCATCATTGAAAACGCGATACTCAATAAAAGTAGTCCACCAGCAACGCGGAACGAGTCCAGCGAAATGCTGAACATATCCAGAAGAAGCTGACCAGCAAGTAGTGACACGATAAGAATGATAGCGACCGCCACATTGGCTGTCGTCGCTGTTTTATGTTTCTCTTCCAGCGTCATATGGCCAGTTAGCGAGACAAAAACAGGCATGATGCCTACAGGGTTTACAGCGGCGACTAAGCCGAGAAAAAACTGTAAGAAGACGGCGACTTCTAAAGTTTGCATGTAAGTGTATACCCACCGAGTTAAAGGGAAAGTCAGATATAGGCGAAATATAGTCTAAAATTCTGTGACCAACGAATGAAAAAAACTAACGTGTAAGCTACCTCATTGCTGAGAAAAACTAATTTTTTAAAGGAACGTAAACGAATTTGAGACAGTTTGTTAGGCATACTACAGAGGTGCTTGTAACCAGATTTACATAAACGATAATAATTCTACATTTTTGATAAAACTTGATTCGGTTATGGCGAAAATTATCCACCCAGATATACTACCAGTGGCACATAAATTCTGGATTACATGTAAGTTGTCGCTCAAAAAATGAAAAATTTTTACAGAATTTTGTTCATTTCAAGCTTTATGAGCTTAGTTGTTGCTAAATTGAGCATTTTTGATTGTGATGTAAATCTTTGTTTTTCATGTATTTTTGATGTGTTGTGAGATGAGGTTAACACTTATTGTGTATTTAGCTTTTATGAACTGATCTGAGTCAATTTTTTTCATATCCTGAAATAATATAATCAGCTCTGAAAGCAATTTACTAAGATGTACTGCCTAGCTGGATGAAAATTACAAAGCAGTGTCCTTAATAAAAAGTTTTTAATATTTATTAATTTAGGAGAATCCCTATGCCTGTTACTAATATGGCTGAACTAGATGCAATGGTTGCTCGCGTTAAGAAAGCGCAAGAAGAGTTCGCTACTTACTCTCAAGAGCAAGTAGACAAGATCTTTCGTGCCGCATCTCTTGCAGCTAACCATGCGCGTATTCCGCTAGCTCAACAAGCGGTTGCAGAATCTGGTATGGGTATTGTTGAAGATAAAGTGATCAAAAACCACTTTGCTTCAGAGTTTATCTACAACAAATACAAAGACGAAAAAACGTGTGGCATCCTAGAAGAGGATGACAACCTAGGTACTATGACTATCGCTGAACCAGTAGGTATCATCTGCGGTATCGTACCAACAACTAACCCAACTTCTACTGCGATCTTCAAATCTCTAATCTCTTTGAAGACTCGTAACGGTATTATCTTCTCGCCACACCCACGTGCGAAAAACTCGACTAACGATGCAGCGAAACTTGTTCTAGATGCAGCGGTAGCAGCAGGTGCACCAAAAGACATCATCGGTTGGATTGACCAGCCTTCTGTTGAGCTATCAAACGCTCTAATGAAACACGATGACATTGCGCTTATCCTTGCAACTGGTGGTCCTGGCATGGTTAAAGCTGCATACTCTTCTGGTAAGCCAGCAATCGGTGTAGGCGCAGGTAACGTTCCTGTTGTTATCGACGAAACTGCAGACATCAAACGTGCTGTTGCTTCTATTCTAATGTCTAAGACTTTCGATAATGGCGTGGTGTGTGCTTCTGAGCAGGCTGCGATCGTTGTTGACGAAGTATACGACGAAGTGAAAGAGCGTTTCGCAACACACAAAGCGCACGTTCTGTCTAAAGCTGATGCAGAAAAAGTACGTAAAGTACTACTTATCGACGGCGCACTGAACGCGAACATTGTTGGTCAACCAGCAGCGGCTATCGCAGAAATGGCGGGTGTTAAAGTGCCTGCAGATACGAAAGTACTGGTTGGTGAAGGTCTGGGTAAAGTGTCATACGACGACGCATTCGCTCATGAGAAACTGTCTCCAACTCTAGGCCTGTTCCGTGCAGACAACTTCGAAGATGCAGTTGCTCAAGCGGTGACTATGGTTGAGATTGGCGGTATCGGTCACACATCTGGCCTATACACGAATCAAGACGTAAACGCAGACCGCATCCGTTACTTCGGTGATAAGATGAAGACGGCTCGTATCCTAATCAACATCCCGACTACTCACGGTGGTATCGGTGACTTGTACAACTTCAACGTTGCACCTTCTCTAACGCTAGGTTGTGGTTCATGGGGTGGTAACTCTATCTCTGAGAACGTAGGCCCTAAACACCTAATCAACAAGAAAACCGTAGCGAAGCGAGCTGAAAACATGTTGTGGCACAAACTACCTAAGTCTATCTACTTCCGTCGTGGTAGCCTTCCAATCGCACTAAGCGACCTAGAAGGTAAGAAACGCGCATTCCTAGTTACTGACCGTTTCCTATTCAACAACGGCTACGCAGATGATGTTGTACAGCTATTGAAAGCGCAAGGCATGGAAGTTCAAACATTCTTTGATGTTGAAGCGGACCCAACGCTATCTGTTGTTGAGAAAGGCGCGGCTGCGATGAACAGCTTCCAGCCAGACGTAATCCTAGCGCTAGGTGGTGGTTCACCAATGGATGCAGCTAAGATCATGTGGGTAATGTACGAGCACCCAGAAACGCACTTCGAAGAACTGGCAATGCGCTTTATGGACATCCGTAAACGTATCTACAAGTTCCCTAAAATGGGTAAAAAAGCGGAGCTTGTATGTATCACTACCACTTCAGGTACAGGTTCAGAAGTGACGCCATTCGCGGTGGTTACAGACGACAAGACGGGTGCTAAATACCCACTAGCTGATTACGAGATTACGCCAAACATGGCTATCGTTGATGCGAACCTAGTAATGAACATGCCTAAGTCGCTAACAGCGTTCGGTGGTTACGATGCAGTGACTCACGCTCTAGAAGCTTACGTATCTGTTCTTGCGAACGAATACTCTGACGGTCAGGCTCTACAAGCGCTTAAGATGCTCAAAGAATACCTACCATCAAGCTACGCGAATGGCGCAAGCGACCCAATTGCTCGTGAAAAAGTACACAACGCGGCTACTATCGCTGGTATTGCATTTGCGAACGCATTCTTAGGTGTTTGTCACTCAATGGCTCACAAGATTGGTGCTGAGTTCCACTTGCCACACGGCCTTGCGAACGCTCTATTAATCTCAAACGTTGTACGTTACAACGCGAACGACAACCCAACTAAACAAACTGCGTTCTCTCAATACGACCGCCCACAAGCACGTCGTCGTTACGCTGAAGTTGCTGACCACCTAGGCCTAAGCCAAGGAGGTGACCGCACTGCTCAGAAGATTGAACGTCTACTAGCATGGTTGGATGAGCTAAAAGTAAACCTAGATATCCCAATGTCTATCCAAGCGGCAGGTGTTGCTGAGTCTGACTTCATCGCGAAACTGGACGAGCTAGCAGTAGAAGCGTTCGATGACCAATGTACTGGTGCGAACCCTCGCTACCCTCTAATCAGTGAGTTGAAAGACGTTCTGACTGCTTCTTACTACGGTAAAGCATTCGTTGAAGGTGAAACTTTCGAAGGCACAACAGTAATTAAGAAGAAAGCAGACCAAGAAGCAGCGAAATCTGCACCTAAAGCTAAAAAAGAAAAAGCGGGCGCATAAGTAAGGCGTAAGTTTTGAGATAGGTTTTCGCTAGCACGAAACCTACGAATCGGGAAAAGACCAAAGCCCTAGTCGCAAGACTGGGGCTTTTTATATCCATCAGACGCACGATCCATACCGATTACAGTCTGTTTTATTGCCGTTATTCTCAAGCCAGATGAATAGCTGACATCTACACTTTACCTCACCCTATCCGAAAAGAGAGGTAGCTATGAGTTATGTAGATGGTTTTGTCGCTGCTGTACCAGACAAGAATAAGGTTTTGTATGTGGAGCACACGCAGCGCGTTGCGGAAGTGTTTATTGAATATGGTGCTGTTCAATATGTCGAATGCTGGGGAGATGATGTCCCAGATGGAAAAGTGACCTCAATGAAGATGGCAGTCAAACTTGAAGAAGGGGAGACGGTTGTTTTTTCCTGGATAACCTGGCCGTCTAAAGAAATACGGGATCAGATGGTCCCCCAAGTGATGCAAGACCCACGAGTGGTTGCAGAGTTAGATATGATGCCATTTGACGGCTCGAGACTCATTTTTGGTGGATTTGAAGTCATCGTTAATCAGGGGGAGGGAGAATAGGACATCGTGGTCATTGAAAAGCAAAAACCCTCTGAATACTCAGAGGGTTTATCATAAAACCAATGCGACTATTTTTCGTCTTCAGGTAATTTAACATTCAGCTCTAGCACTGAAATATCATCATCTTTATGCTCAAACGTGAGATCAACCATGGAAGGATCAATGGCGACGTATTTACTGATGACTTGAAGAATATCTTCTTTTAGCTGTGGTAAATAAGTCGGTGAAGGATCCCCTTGACTACGACGTTCAGCAACAATAATTTGCAATCGTTCTTTGGCTAAATTCGCAGATGACTTTTTCTGCGGGCGGAAAAACTCTAGTAATGACATGCCGTTTTAGCCTCCAAATAGACGTTTAAAGATTCCTTTTTTCTGTTCAGTTAGGAAGCGGAAATCCACTTGCTCACCGAGCAGACGCTCTACAGTGTCGTTGTAAGCCATACCTGCGTCAGATTGTTCATCAAAACTTACAGGCACACCTTTGTTTGAAGCGTTTAGCACCGCTTGGCTTTCTGGGATAACACCCAATAACGAAATGTGTAGAATTTCTTCAACGTCTTGAACGCTTAGCATTTCACCTTGGGCGACACGTGCAGGGTTGTAACGTGTTAGCAGTAGGTGTTGTTTCACAGGTTCTAAGCCTTGCTCTGCGCGGAGAGATTTAGAATCTAAAATACCTAGAATACGATCTGAATCTCGGACTGACGATACTTCAGGGTTTGTGGTTACGATGGCTTCGTCGGCGAAGTACAGCGCCATGAGTGCGCCTTGTTCGATACCTGCTGGAGAATCACAGATAATGAAGTCAAAGCCCATTTCGTCCAGTTCATCCAAAATACGTTGCACGCCTTCTTTGTTAAGGGCGTCTTTGTCGCGAGTTTGCGATGCAGGCAGGATAAATAGGTTGTCTGTTCGCTTATCTTTGATTAACGCTTGGTTTAGCGTTGCTTCGCCGTTTATCACATTAACAAAATCGTAAACGACACGACGCTCACAGCCCATGATAAGGTCGAGATTACGTAAGCCAATATCAAAATCGATTACGGCTGTTTTTTTACCTTTCACCGCTAGACCTGAAGCGATCGCGGCACTTGAGGTGGTTTTACCAACACCACCTTTACCTGACGTTATAACAATAATGCGTGCCATTATTTGTTCCTTATAATTCTTAAATCGTTAACAGATCGAACTTGAGTGAATCATCGCTCAAACTAAACATGACTTTTTGTTGCCAAAATTCTTCAGAAAATTGTTCTGTAAGCCAGTAGTGCCCAGCAATGGACATCAGTTCGGCATTAAGCTTATTGCAGATGATTACCGCGTCTTGGTTGCCGCTTGCACCCGCGATAGCACGTCCTCGTAAAGTGCCGTGGATGTGAATTGAACCATCTGCAATGACCTCGGCCCCTTCGCTAACATGGTTAAGTACAACAAGGTCACAATCTTTTGCATAAACTTGTTGGCCTGAGCGAATAGGAGAATGAATTATCTTGGTCGGAGTCATTGTCGCAGGCGCTTGACTTGGAGATTTGCTTGCAGACATGATGGCGAACGAAGCTTCAGACGCCGAATTCTGTATTCGCTTATCTTTACAGCCTGTCACTCCAACTGGAATCATCCCTGCGTCAGCAATACCACTTTTAAGTGCTTTAAAGTCAATATCACCATCTACTTTAGAAATATTGATGACAACTGGCGCAGATGCAAAAAAAGTCGGCGCTTTTTTGACTTTCTCTTTGAGGAAATGCACAGTTTTTTCTATATCGTTGTCATTAAGGTGCAAAACCGACAATGTGAAGCTGCTGCCTTTTAGGTCTGGTGAATGCGACATCTTTTACTTAGAACCTCTTAAGGGCGTTGCCTGAGACTAGGGTTATCATGTTATATTCCCATACTAAGCACAGCAAGTAATCTTGCTCTCAATTGAGTGTTTTGCTCTCAAAAAAAGCGAAACACTGCGGTTTATTGACTATTAGCGAACAAAAGGGCTTCCATGCTTTGCGCAATTTATAAAAGTTCTAAAAAAGAGGGTGCTTACCTCTATATCCCGAAAAAGGACGATTTTTCACAAGTACCAGATGCATTAATGCAAATGTTTGGCAAACCGACCATGGTTATGGTGATTAAGCTAGATGGCCGTCAACTTGCGACTGTGGATATTGAAAAAGTGAAACAATCGCTAGAAAGTGAGGGATTTTTCCTTCAACTACCGCCTCCGCCAAAGAATCTTTTGGAAGAATATAAAGAGCAGAAAAAAGCTCGCCAACAGTCCGAAGAATAAGAATAACGGGCGTCATTTACTCAGTTGCTCAAGGAGGGCAATGTGAAAAAAATTTTGTCAGTCATACTAGGTGCATCCATCGCGGGTTCAGCGTTCGCCAATGAAGTGAGTTTTGAGCAGTACGTCGAAAAATTAAAGGCAGAAGCGAGAACAAAAGGCATTTCTGAGCAGGTAATTTCGGTGGCATTTGAAAATGTCACTTATAAACCGAGAGCCGTAAAAGCGGATCGTAATCAGCCAGAGAAGAAACTCACATTAGACGAGTACATTCCCAAAGCGGTACCGGCCTGGAAGGTAAAACAGGCGAAAGAGCTGTATCAGAAACACCATGCGGAATTGACGACGATTGGTGAAAAGTACGGTGTACAACCAAGATTCATTGTGGCGCTTTGGGGCGTAGAGAGTAATTTTGGTCGATTTACAGGGAATTACAGTGTGATTGACGCGTTGTCTACTATGGCTTACGAAGGTCGACGTGAAGAGTTCTTCCGTGGTGAAGCCATGGCTGCACTACAGATTTTGGATGAAGGGCATATACCACATTCTGAATTTAAAGGCTCATGGGCGGGCGCGATGGGGCAATGCCAGTTTATGCCGAGTTCTTTCTTGTCGTTTGCAGCCGATGGCAACGGCGATGGTAAGAAAGACATTTGGAACACCGAGGCTGATGTGTTTGCCTCGGCTGCCAACTATTTAAGTCAGTCAGGATGGCAGCATGACTATACCTGGGGCCGCCAGATCAAATTGCCTGAAGGGTTCGATACCAGTATTCAAGGGCGAAGTGAAGAAAAAGGGAAGTACCTGAAAGAGTGGAGTGAACTTGGTCTCACTCGATATGATGGTCGCCCGTTGCCTCATTTAGACAACGACATCAAAGCCTGGTTGATCGCACCTGATGATGCTCATGGTCGAGCTTATTTGGTTTACAACAACTATAACGTATTGATGAAGTGGAATCGTTCTTACTACTTTGCGCTGGCAGTCAGCCATTTGGCTGATAGAATCGCACTATAATTATTATCAAAGGGGCTCAGGTGAGCCCCTTCTTAATTTTGGAGTTATTGTGTTATCTGATCGCGCATCTCAGATGGTGGTATTCTCAGCGTTGCTAACCCACAAAAACTTTACGGCTGCGGCTCGAAGCTTAGGCGTTTCTGTCTCACACGTGAGTAAACAGCTGGCGCTGCTTGAAGAGTCTCTCGGGGTTAAGCTGGTGCAGAGAACGACCCGAAGCTTTACGCCGACAGAAGCTGGGGAGCAGTTTTATCACCACTGCCAGAAGATCACTCGCACGATAGAAGAGGCTCAGCGAGAAATTGAAAGTCAGCGTGATGAAGTGTCAGGCTTGATCAAAATTGGGATATCACAGTCTTTTGGTTCTTTACATATTTTGCCCGCTATTGATGAGTTCAGAGAGCAGTACCCAAACCTTCAAGTGGAAATGCACTTGTTCGATTACCGTGTAGATATGCTTCAAGAAGGTCTGGATCTCTGGATCACCAACAACGAAACCTTACCTGAAGGTTATGTTGCGCAGAGATTGGCTGACAGCAAGTTTGTGGTAGCGGCATCACCAGAATATTTGGTTAAACACGATACGCCGCATCATCCCAATGATTTGGTTGACCATAATTGTCTAATTTATAGAAGTTGGGAAAGAGATTACACCAGTTGGGCGTTTTCCAAGCCAGGTGAGCAGCTTAACGTAAAAATATCGGGTAATTACTCTGTGGATTTAGCGGAAGCGGTTAGGGATGCAGCCGTAGCAGGTTGGGGCATTGCTTATCTAGCTACGTACCTGATCCGAGATGAATTTAAAGAGGGTCAACTTATCCAACTATTACCGGATTGGCAGCCTAGCCAAGATATGCCGTTTTATGCCGTTTACCCTTCTCGCCGCTATTTACCGAAAAAAACCGCTGCGGTTATTGAGTTTATCAAACGGAAAATCGGCTCTCCATGCTACTGGGATAAGCGGCTAGCGCCATACCTACCGCGCTAATCAAGGTGGCAAAGGCATTGAGATAAACGTAAGTAATTATTTCCTTTCCTACAAACATATTTTCCAAATGGAAACAATAAGCTTTAGCAAACGTTTATATTGATAAAAAACAATAACTTAATATCAAGTTCATTTATTGAGCAATGCAAAGTACACTTTATTAACAACTGTGATTTGCATCTCAAAATTATCTGAATATTATCCGACGCAATTTTATTTACCCCTTTTGCGTCGGAAATCGTATGAACTCTCTATTGGGCATCGTAGTCATTTTTGCTTTGGCTTGGCTACTTTCTACAAACAGAAAAAATATAAAGATAAAAACGGTCGTTTTTGCTTTTGGTCTGCAAGTCGCTTTCGCTCTACTGGTTCTATATGTGCCAGTGGGCCGAGATGTTCTGCACGCGGTAAGTGGGGTTGTGTCGAACTTAATCGACTATGGGCAAGAAGGTATTGGATTCCTGTTTGGTGATTTAGCGACGGGTGGATTTACCTTTGCCATCAATGTACTTGGCATCATTATCTTTTTCTCCGCATTGATTTCAGGCCTTTATCATATTGGTCTTATGCCGCGCGTGATTAATTTCATCGGCGGTGGTATTCAAAAACTGCTAGGCATTGGCCGCGCGGAATCGTTGTCGGCAACCGCAAATATCTTTGTTGGTACGATCGAAGCGCCGTTAATGGTAAAACCATACTTAAAGCACATGAGCGATTCTCAGTTCTTCGCAGTGATGACGGGCGGTTTGGCGTCGGTTGCTGGTGGAACGTTGGTCGGTTATGCGTCATTGGGTGTGGATCTTAACTACTTGATCGCAGCGGCATTTATGTCTGCACCGGCAGGTCTTTTGATGGCAAAAATCCTAATGCCAGAAGCTGATGTAAAAGCCCCAGATATCAATATCAATGATGTTGAAATTCCACGTGCAACCAACGTCGTTGAAGCGTTGGCAGACGGTGCAATGGCTGGTGTACGTATCGCTGTTTCTGTTGGTGGTACGCTTTTGGCGTTTATCAGTATTATTGCTTTGTTGAATGGCATGCTCGGTTGGTTTGGTGATCAGATTGGAACAGAGATGAGTTTTGAGCTGATCCTAGGTTACTTGTTTGCCCCCGTCGCTTGGTTGTTGGGTATTCCTTGGAGTGAAGCTGTGACTGCAGGCTCTCTAATAGGTAACAAAATTGTGGTGAACGAATTCGTCGCATTCATTCAACTGGAAGCAGTGAAAACCGAGCTGAGCGAGCATTCTCAAGCGATCGTGACTTTTGCACTCTGTGGTTTCGCAAACATATCCAGCATGGCAATGCTTATCGGTGGCTTAGGCTCCTTGGTGCCAGAAAAGCGTGCTTTTGTTTCTAAGCATGGCTTTAGAGCGATCACCGCTGGTGTTATGGCCAACTTGATGAGCGCATCCATTGCGGGCGTCATTATGAGTCTGTAACCGCGAGTTACTCAAAGTGAACATTTGGGTTTAAATAAAAACGGGTAGCGCAATGGCTACCCGTTTTTGTATTTAACTCATTAAGTTACTTTTTGGTATGGAACTGCTCACAAGCTAGCATCGTATTTTCGATTAGGCTTGCTACTGTCATTGGGCCCACACCACCAGGAACTGGAGTAATGAAGCTTGCGCGATCACGAGCCTTAGAGTATTCAACATCACCGACTAACTTCCCTGAGTCTAAGCGGTTGATACCCACATCGACAACCACAGCACCTTCTTTAACCCAGTCACCAGGTACAAAGTTTGGTTTGCCCACTGCGACAACTACGATGTCCGCTTGGCGAACGTGACGCTCCAAATCTTTAGTAAAACGGTGACAAGTTGTTGTTGTACAGCCAGCTAGCAGTAATTCTAGTGTCATTGGGCGGCCAACAATATTAGAAGCACCCACGACAACAGCGTGTTTACCGCGCAGCTCAATGTTGTAGCGATCGAGTAGGGTAATGATACCTTTAGGTGTGCATGAGCGGAGTTTTGGAATACGCTGAGCAAGGCGCCCCACGTTGTATGGGTGGAATCCATCAACGTCTTTCTCTGGGTGAATGCGTTCTAAAACATGAGTCGAGTCAATGCCTGCTGGAAGAGGGAGCTGGACGAGTATGCCATCAATCTCATTATCACTATTTAGCTCATCAATCAGAGCAAGTAACTCTTCTTCTGTTGTGCTTGCTGGTAGATCAAAAGATTTAGAAACAAATCCTACTTCTTCACATGCACGGCGCTTGCTGCCAACATAAACTTGAGAAGCTGGGTCTTCACCAACTAATACTACCGCAAGACCTGGCGCACGTAGACCAGCTTCTACTCGAGCTTTTACTCGCGCAGCAACTTCTGATCGAACAGTTTGAGAAATAAGTGTTCCATCGATATTTTGAGCAGTCATGACTTTCCTTTAATAAGAATGGCGAATAATTTGCAGCGCATTGTCGCAAATTATTTGACGAACATCTATAAGCAAACGTTTGCTTTGTGGTGTTTTTAATCAAAATATAATCTAGTGTCCTTTTTTTAGTCATTCAGATCATTATGTTATGAAAACCCCTTGTGTTACGAGTGTGAACTCGTATAATCCCTTCCTGTAGCGCGCCCTTAGCTCAGCTGGATAGAGCACGTCCCTTCTAAGGATGTGGTCATTGGTTCGAATCCAATAGGGCGTGCCATTTATTCTAAAGCCCTGATAACTCAATGAGTTGTCAGGGCTTTTTCGTTTTTTAGGGTTATGAATGCAAAAAAGCCAGTCAGGGAATTGACTGGCTTCTTCGTTTTAATGTCTCTAGTACAAACTTAAATGTTTGAAAGCGGTGCTGGGCGTCGGGACGGGTGCTTGAAGAAAATTGCCAACGCTGCAGCAATGGCTAGAGCAAAGCAGTAGTAAGAGTTGGCAACAACTTCAACGGGGGAAATCTCGAATACGGACCCCAAAAGCAGCACTTGCGCACCATAAGGCAGTATGCCTTGCATGACGCACGAGAAAATATCCAACAAGCTAGCAGAGCGGCGTGGAGTCACGTTATGCTCTTCCGCCAATTCGCGTGCAACACTGCCAGAAACGATAATCGCAACCGTATTGTTTGCTGTACACGTGTTTACCATGGCGACAAGACTAGCGATACCAAGTTCACTTGCACGGCTGTTCGCTTTCGAAGAGTGGCTCGAACCAAACGCTTTGATCGTTTTGCTGATAAAGTTAGTCAAGAAGGCTAAACCACCTTGACGGCGCATCAGTTCACTCAAACCGCCAATCAACATAGACAGTAAGAAGATCTCTTGCATGTTGCCAAAGCCTGCGTAAATGTCTTTCCCCAAATCTGTCAGTGTATAGCTATCAATCGAGGTTAAGCTTACGCTTCCCGCTAGAAAAATTCCTACCGAAAGCACAACAAAGACGTTCAAACCCGAGATAGCTAAAATAAGAATCGTGATATAAGGAAGAACTTTGAGCCATTCTACCGGGCCTGTTTCTGGCACTTGTGTTGCGGAGCTGTTGAATGCGAATAGTACGAGCGCGAAGAAAGCGGCAGGAAGTGCGATACGAACATTTTCGCGGAACTTATCTTTCATTTCACAGCCTTGAGAGCGCGTTGCCGCGATGGTGGTATCGGAGATGATCGAAAGGTTATCACCGAACATAGCGCCGCTTAGCACCACCCCAGCAGTTAGGGGAAGGCTCATGCCGGCTGACTGCGCAATACCCAGTGCCACGGGAGCAACGGCGGCGATAGTGCCCATCGATGTTCCCATTGCTGTCGCAATAAAGGCTGAAATTAGAAAGATACCCGGCAGAATCAGGCTGGTCGGAATCGCTGACAGTCCAAGGTTAACGGTCGCATCCACACCACCAGACGCTTTCGCTACCGCAGCAAATGCACCTGCAAGCAGGTAAATCATACACATCGCGATGATATCTTGATGTCCAACACCACGCATGAATTGTTCGATTGAACGGTTGAGCGAATCTTTGCTTAGCAAAATCGCTACGATGATAGCGGGTAGTGCAGCGATAGGCGCTGGCAGCTGATAGAAAGCGAACTCAACACCTTGAAAAGACAGATAAGTGCCCACGCCAATAAACAGCGAGAGAAAAATCACTAATGGAAGAAGTGCAATTGCAGATGGGCTAGCTGCTTTGGTTGATTCTGGGGAATAGGACATTTAAACGATAAAGTTGACAATAACGGGGGAGAGAAGATTAATGGCACGAAGATGATATGTCAATGTAGACGTCCAAACGTCTGGGTGTTTTTACTGTTGAGTGCCCGTAGAGTTAAATATGTCTCTCTTTTTGACAGCATCGGTTGTTGAGCTAAAAGTAGACAAGCGAGTAATACATAAGCGTGATAGACACAATACAACGGAACAGTGTTATCGCGTTGGCGAGCCACTGTTGTTTGCCGTCTTTCATCTGTT is a genomic window of Vibrio japonicus containing:
- the adhE gene encoding bifunctional acetaldehyde-CoA/alcohol dehydrogenase, which translates into the protein MPVTNMAELDAMVARVKKAQEEFATYSQEQVDKIFRAASLAANHARIPLAQQAVAESGMGIVEDKVIKNHFASEFIYNKYKDEKTCGILEEDDNLGTMTIAEPVGIICGIVPTTNPTSTAIFKSLISLKTRNGIIFSPHPRAKNSTNDAAKLVLDAAVAAGAPKDIIGWIDQPSVELSNALMKHDDIALILATGGPGMVKAAYSSGKPAIGVGAGNVPVVIDETADIKRAVASILMSKTFDNGVVCASEQAAIVVDEVYDEVKERFATHKAHVLSKADAEKVRKVLLIDGALNANIVGQPAAAIAEMAGVKVPADTKVLVGEGLGKVSYDDAFAHEKLSPTLGLFRADNFEDAVAQAVTMVEIGGIGHTSGLYTNQDVNADRIRYFGDKMKTARILINIPTTHGGIGDLYNFNVAPSLTLGCGSWGGNSISENVGPKHLINKKTVAKRAENMLWHKLPKSIYFRRGSLPIALSDLEGKKRAFLVTDRFLFNNGYADDVVQLLKAQGMEVQTFFDVEADPTLSVVEKGAAAMNSFQPDVILALGGGSPMDAAKIMWVMYEHPETHFEELAMRFMDIRKRIYKFPKMGKKAELVCITTTSGTGSEVTPFAVVTDDKTGAKYPLADYEITPNMAIVDANLVMNMPKSLTAFGGYDAVTHALEAYVSVLANEYSDGQALQALKMLKEYLPSSYANGASDPIAREKVHNAATIAGIAFANAFLGVCHSMAHKIGAEFHLPHGLANALLISNVVRYNANDNPTKQTAFSQYDRPQARRRYAEVADHLGLSQGGDRTAQKIERLLAWLDELKVNLDIPMSIQAAGVAESDFIAKLDELAVEAFDDQCTGANPRYPLISELKDVLTASYYGKAFVEGETFEGTTVIKKKADQEAAKSAPKAKKEKAGA
- a CDS encoding DUF1428 domain-containing protein, whose translation is MSYVDGFVAAVPDKNKVLYVEHTQRVAEVFIEYGAVQYVECWGDDVPDGKVTSMKMAVKLEEGETVVFSWITWPSKEIRDQMVPQVMQDPRVVAELDMMPFDGSRLIFGGFEVIVNQGEGE
- a CDS encoding YchE family NAAT transporter, translating into MQTLEVAVFLQFFLGLVAAVNPVGIMPVFVSLTGHMTLEEKHKTATTANVAVAIILIVSLLAGQLLLDMFSISLDSFRVAGGLLLLSIAFSMMSGKLGEDKQNKQEKSEYVSREQIGVVPLAMPLMAGPGAISSTIVYGARYPSVLETVGIAITVGLFCLCSWLLFRSAPLIVRFLGQTGINVITRIMGLILGALGIEFIANGVRNLFPGLA
- a CDS encoding YcgL domain-containing protein; the protein is MLCAIYKSSKKEGAYLYIPKKDDFSQVPDALMQMFGKPTMVMVIKLDGRQLATVDIEKVKQSLESEGFFLQLPPPPKNLLEEYKEQKKARQQSEE
- the minC gene encoding septum site-determining protein MinC, with the protein product MSHSPDLKGSSFTLSVLHLNDNDIEKTVHFLKEKVKKAPTFFASAPVVINISKVDGDIDFKALKSGIADAGMIPVGVTGCKDKRIQNSASEASFAIMSASKSPSQAPATMTPTKIIHSPIRSGQQVYAKDCDLVVLNHVSEGAEVIADGSIHIHGTLRGRAIAGASGNQDAVIICNKLNAELMSIAGHYWLTEQFSEEFWQQKVMFSLSDDSLKFDLLTI
- the minE gene encoding cell division topological specificity factor MinE, which encodes MSLLEFFRPQKKSSANLAKERLQIIVAERRSQGDPSPTYLPQLKEDILQVISKYVAIDPSMVDLTFEHKDDDISVLELNVKLPEDEK
- the minD gene encoding septum site-determining protein MinD yields the protein MARIIVITSGKGGVGKTTSSAAIASGLAVKGKKTAVIDFDIGLRNLDLIMGCERRVVYDFVNVINGEATLNQALIKDKRTDNLFILPASQTRDKDALNKEGVQRILDELDEMGFDFIICDSPAGIEQGALMALYFADEAIVTTNPEVSSVRDSDRILGILDSKSLRAEQGLEPVKQHLLLTRYNPARVAQGEMLSVQDVEEILHISLLGVIPESQAVLNASNKGVPVSFDEQSDAGMAYNDTVERLLGEQVDFRFLTEQKKGIFKRLFGG